A genomic segment from Pleurodeles waltl isolate 20211129_DDA chromosome 9, aPleWal1.hap1.20221129, whole genome shotgun sequence encodes:
- the LOC138259781 gene encoding putative nuclease HARBI1, whose amino-acid sequence MSTTTAAPSTSTTSTPNATTAPTKATQEAGEDISARTTLFGLREHNIIRTYRLNRESVLRLLEQIAPDITARLQTPYNIPPITKLLTVLYMLASRSFQTAGALVAGVSQPSISVYLPKVLDAIICLIPHHICCPNTQQLQQENTQGFCLIAGFPHVLAAMDCTHVRLVPPAAMQHLYRKHKHTYLINVQAIVDHRGLYTNISAKYPSSIHNAYIFRHSTIHERFKDGQYGNGLLIGGPAPYTISEVARFEDPDASTANMTNDERHQFNRMSDR is encoded by the exons ATGTCCACAACAACAGCCGCTCCCTCCACATCCACAACATCAACCCCAAATGCCACaacggcacccacaaaggcaacacaggaggcaggagaggatatttcagcGAGGACAACCCTCTTTGGCCTCAGGGAGCATaacatcatcaggacttaccgtctcaacAGGGAGTCCGTTCTACGCCTGCTGGAGcagattgcaccagacattacagcaaggctgcaaactccctacaacattccacctatcacaaagctcctcactgttctgTATATGCTAGCTTCTAGATCCTTTCAGACAgcaggggcactagtggctggtgtctcccagccatcaatatctgtttacctgcctaaggtcctagatgccatcatctgccttataccccaccacatctgctgcccaaacacccagcaactgcagcaggagaacaCGCAAGGATTCTGtctgattgctgggtttccgcatgtgctggctgcaatggattgcacccatgtgcgattggtgccacctgcagctatgCAACAtctatacaggaagcacaagcacacatatttgataaatgtgcaggccattgtggaccaccgtggactctacaccaacatctcagccaagtacccCAGCAGCATCCATAATGCTTACATATTTCGGCACTCCACCATCCACGAGCGGTTCaaagatggacaatatggcaatggcctacttatcG gtggacctgccccttacaccatcAGTGAGGTGGCgagatttgaagaccctgatgcatcca